One genomic window of Moorella glycerini includes the following:
- a CDS encoding helix-turn-helix domain-containing protein, giving the protein MEIGATIRAQRLAKGLSVRELARLTGLSPSAISQIETGKSVPNVLTLKAIAEALDISVISFLFDELDSRISLVKPDERRRLIRNSTPTGDLIEEFLTQGRNFQMEPAIIIVPPGANSGKPISHPGEEFIYVLEGQLKYTLEGIKEYELEEGDSLYYPCTIPHSWFNPAEEREAKFIIVATPSLF; this is encoded by the coding sequence TTGGAAATCGGAGCAACTATAAGAGCGCAACGCCTGGCAAAGGGGCTGTCGGTTCGGGAGCTGGCACGGTTGACGGGATTATCGCCCAGCGCCATCAGCCAGATTGAGACTGGAAAATCCGTTCCCAACGTATTGACCCTGAAGGCTATTGCCGAAGCCCTTGATATATCCGTTATTTCTTTTTTATTTGATGAACTGGACAGCAGGATCAGTTTGGTAAAACCTGATGAACGCCGGCGGTTGATACGCAACTCAACGCCGACAGGAGATCTAATCGAAGAATTTCTCACCCAGGGACGTAACTTTCAGATGGAGCCAGCTATTATTATTGTTCCTCCCGGGGCCAATTCCGGTAAACCCATTTCCCATCCAGGTGAAGAGTTTATCTATGTTTTAGAAGGACAATTGAAATACACCCTGGAGGGGATAAAAGAATATGAGTTGGAGGAAGGGGACAGTCTCTATTACCCATGTACCATCCCACATAGCTGGTTTAATCCTGCAGAAGAAAGAGAGGCCAAGTTTATAATAGTAGCTACCCCTTCCTTGTTTTAG
- a CDS encoding nucleobase:cation symporter-2 family protein, with amino-acid sequence MSKNKEVDLLVGIDDKLNIIQAFVLGLQHVLAMDLYIVPIILAGLLSLDTAHTALFIDMTFIAAGIATLIQAGLGMRLPVMQGPSYVPIGALAAIGKSLGLSVMIGSLMPGALIIAVLGYPLRLLGRIIKTLIPPIVAGTVIIVVGIALMPIALESIYTAPGNVGINGLVAFISAVLLIFFVILGTRLQGAGRFIRLASVILALAGGTLFASLFGSVDFSPVAKAPWIALPRLLPFGVPVFDFNAVLTLIFIYFVVLVETTGTWFAVGAVTGAEINDTRLNGGAVGEGLGCLVGSFFGGTPVTGYSTNAGIIAITGVGSRWAIMAGGVILIILGMLPKLMNIIACIPGTVINGVFGVVCVVIAMNGFRVVRQVELDERNMLVVGLPILLTLAATLMPKDLLYSLPSLVNYLVSSGIAVGALSAVVLNLIIPPAPKTTAQGKSSSNNFDSL; translated from the coding sequence ATGAGTAAAAACAAGGAAGTAGATCTACTAGTTGGTATAGATGACAAGTTGAATATTATCCAGGCATTTGTACTGGGACTGCAACATGTTCTGGCTATGGACCTGTATATTGTACCTATTATCCTGGCAGGCCTTTTATCATTGGACACCGCTCATACTGCCCTTTTTATTGATATGACTTTTATTGCAGCCGGTATTGCTACCTTAATTCAAGCCGGCCTGGGAATGCGCTTGCCGGTTATGCAGGGACCATCTTACGTACCTATTGGTGCCCTGGCGGCTATTGGTAAAAGCCTGGGTTTAAGCGTAATGATAGGTAGTCTAATGCCAGGCGCTTTGATTATCGCCGTTCTCGGTTATCCTTTGCGTTTATTAGGCCGTATAATTAAAACGTTAATTCCGCCAATAGTTGCTGGAACTGTAATTATTGTGGTTGGCATCGCCCTTATGCCTATTGCTCTGGAAAGTATTTATACAGCCCCAGGTAATGTCGGCATAAATGGCCTGGTCGCCTTTATATCAGCAGTTTTGCTAATTTTCTTTGTGATCTTGGGAACCCGGTTACAGGGTGCAGGTCGTTTTATACGCTTAGCATCTGTAATCCTGGCGTTAGCAGGGGGTACTCTCTTTGCCTCCTTATTTGGCAGTGTCGACTTTAGTCCCGTAGCTAAAGCCCCCTGGATAGCTTTACCCAGGTTATTACCTTTCGGAGTGCCGGTATTTGATTTCAATGCTGTTTTAACCCTGATATTTATTTATTTTGTAGTGCTGGTAGAAACAACGGGAACCTGGTTTGCTGTAGGGGCGGTCACCGGTGCTGAAATAAATGATACCCGTCTTAACGGAGGCGCAGTTGGCGAAGGCCTTGGTTGCCTTGTTGGGTCCTTCTTTGGGGGTACCCCGGTAACCGGCTATTCCACCAATGCAGGCATTATTGCTATCACCGGAGTGGGAAGCCGCTGGGCTATTATGGCCGGAGGAGTTATCCTTATAATCTTAGGGATGCTTCCCAAACTCATGAATATAATCGCCTGCATACCCGGCACAGTGATTAACGGCGTTTTCGGGGTAGTATGCGTTGTCATTGCCATGAATGGTTTCCGGGTAGTACGCCAGGTAGAACTTGATGAACGTAATATGCTGGTAGTCGGCCTGCCTATTCTTTTAACCCTTGCGGCCACCCTGATGCCCAAAGACTTGTTATATAGCTTGCCAAGCCTTGTTAACTACCTGGTTTCTTCAGGAATTGCTGTCGGCGCCTTATCGGCAGTCGTGCTTAATTTGATTATTCCACCGGCGCCAAAGACTACCGCTCAAGGAAAAAGCAGCTCAAACAATTTTGATAGCCTTTAA
- a CDS encoding amidohydrolase — MGQVLIKNGYVVSMNQLKQVFVGGDLLVEGDKIIAVGQVPAELIRPEAEIVDATGKIVLPGLVNTHVHLSQQLGRGLGDDVDLLTWLHERIWPYESSMDVEDSYISSLACCLELIRSGVTAFAEAGGQEVDGMGRAVEEIGLRGILARSTVDCGEGLPQKWRESTDYALRKQEELIQRWHGQANGRLKVWFGLRTIFNNSDKLIKRTKVLADKYGVGIHMHVAEIEEEVRYAKEKRGHTTVEHLANLGVLDANFLAVHTVWLTEKEIDLFLLYDVKVSHNPAAAMRVLGFARVPEMIAKGITVSIGTDGAPSNNRMDMMDEMYLATLIHKGRNLNPKVLPAEKVLEMATIDGARCLLWEEEIGSLEPGKKADLIIINPRSAGSLPLHDPIASLVYAMHASNVESSMCDGRWLMRDKKILTVNEEEVLERAQVRAAALAKKAGIVLPDRFPLVKIR; from the coding sequence ATGGGGCAGGTTCTCATCAAAAACGGCTATGTGGTTTCCATGAACCAACTGAAGCAGGTTTTTGTCGGCGGTGATCTCCTGGTAGAGGGAGATAAAATCATTGCTGTGGGACAGGTGCCGGCGGAACTAATCCGGCCGGAAGCGGAAATAGTTGACGCTACCGGCAAAATCGTCCTGCCGGGTCTGGTCAATACCCATGTTCATCTGTCCCAGCAGCTGGGACGAGGCCTGGGCGACGACGTCGACTTGCTGACCTGGCTCCACGAGCGCATCTGGCCGTATGAAAGCAGCATGGACGTGGAAGATTCCTATATCTCCTCCCTGGCCTGTTGCCTGGAACTGATCCGCTCCGGGGTGACGGCCTTCGCCGAGGCCGGTGGGCAGGAAGTAGACGGTATGGGTCGGGCCGTGGAGGAAATAGGCCTGCGCGGTATCCTGGCCCGTTCCACCGTGGACTGCGGCGAGGGGCTACCGCAGAAATGGCGGGAGAGTACCGACTACGCCCTCCGGAAACAGGAAGAACTTATTCAACGCTGGCATGGCCAGGCAAACGGCCGCCTCAAGGTATGGTTCGGCTTGCGGACTATTTTTAACAATTCAGATAAACTAATTAAACGCACCAAGGTCCTTGCCGACAAATACGGTGTTGGCATCCATATGCACGTCGCCGAGATTGAGGAAGAGGTACGCTACGCTAAAGAGAAACGCGGCCACACCACCGTGGAACACCTGGCCAATTTAGGAGTCCTGGATGCCAATTTCCTGGCCGTCCATACCGTCTGGTTGACGGAAAAGGAGATCGATCTTTTCCTCCTGTATGACGTCAAAGTGTCCCATAATCCGGCCGCGGCCATGCGCGTCCTGGGCTTTGCCCGGGTGCCGGAAATGATCGCTAAGGGGATTACCGTTTCCATCGGCACCGATGGTGCGCCTTCCAACAACCGCATGGACATGATGGATGAGATGTATTTGGCAACTCTAATCCATAAAGGCCGCAACTTGAATCCCAAGGTCTTACCGGCAGAAAAAGTGCTGGAGATGGCTACCATTGACGGTGCCCGTTGTCTCCTTTGGGAAGAGGAGATCGGTTCCCTGGAGCCTGGCAAAAAAGCCGATTTGATAATTATCAATCCCCGGAGCGCCGGCAGTTTGCCCCTCCACGATCCTATCGCCAGCCTGGTCTACGCTATGCACGCCAGCAATGTTGAATCTTCCATGTGTGATGGCCGCTGGTTAATGCGCGACAAAAAGATCTTGACTGTTAACGAAGAAGAAGTGCTGGAACGGGCCCAGGTCCGGGCAGCGGCCCTGGCAAAGAAAGCGGGTATTGTTTTACCGGACCGCTTCCCCCTCGTGAAGATCCGTTAG